A portion of the Thermovirga sp. genome contains these proteins:
- a CDS encoding cysteine synthase family protein, with product MEAILESILDAIGDTRIVNCGRLVRHWDLDGVILAKLEYLNPGFSKKDRVGLHMVLEAEEKGWIKPGDTIVELTSGNTGTGLALACGIKGYRFVAVMSEGNSMERARMMRALGAEVVLVPQAPGSVTGQVSGRDLELVDEEARRLVRERGAFRADQFAMRGNVMGERVSGEEIWRDTGGKVDAFVDMAGSGGSFTGISSVLKEHNPRIRCYLGEPAEAAYFGNPGGSGSHRIQGCGYSRELPLLDRSLVDGFISVTDDEAVSGARALARFEGIFGGFSSGAHAAAARQLLEGPEKGKTVLFLVCDSGLKYLSTELY from the coding sequence ATGGAGGCCATACTTGAAAGCATACTCGACGCTATAGGCGACACCAGGATTGTCAACTGCGGAAGACTTGTCCGTCATTGGGATCTCGACGGAGTCATCCTGGCGAAACTGGAGTATCTGAACCCGGGCTTCAGCAAGAAGGACAGGGTGGGGCTGCACATGGTCCTCGAGGCGGAAGAGAAGGGGTGGATAAAGCCGGGGGACACCATCGTGGAACTGACCAGCGGCAACACCGGCACGGGGCTCGCCCTGGCCTGCGGGATAAAGGGCTACCGCTTCGTGGCGGTCATGTCCGAGGGCAACTCCATGGAGAGGGCGAGGATGATGCGCGCCCTGGGGGCGGAAGTGGTGCTGGTGCCGCAGGCGCCGGGCTCGGTCACGGGCCAGGTCTCGGGAAGGGACCTGGAGCTGGTCGACGAGGAGGCCCGGCGGTTGGTCAGGGAGCGCGGCGCCTTCAGGGCCGACCAGTTCGCCATGAGGGGCAACGTCATGGGGGAGAGGGTTTCCGGCGAGGAGATATGGCGCGACACCGGGGGCAAGGTGGACGCCTTCGTCGATATGGCCGGGTCGGGGGGCTCCTTCACGGGGATCTCCAGCGTTCTGAAGGAGCACAACCCAAGGATACGGTGCTACCTCGGCGAACCCGCCGAGGCGGCCTATTTTGGGAACCCGGGAGGCAGCGGCAGCCACAGGATACAGGGGTGCGGCTATTCCAGGGAACTACCATTGCTGGACCGCTCGCTGGTGGACGGCTTCATCTCCGTGACCGACGACGAGGCCGTCTCCGGGGCCAGGGCCCTGGCCCGCTTCGAGGGAATCTTCGGGGGCTTCTCCTCCGGCGCCCATGCCGCCGCGGCCCGCCAGCTACTGGAGGGACCTGAAAAGGGCAAGACGGTGCTCTTCCTGGTCTGCGATTCGGGGCTCAAGTATCTGAGCACGGAGTTGTACTGA
- a CDS encoding YgeY family selenium metabolism-linked hydrolase, with protein sequence MLDERHEDVFRKYDNAVIEFARKLVQIRSYSGEEEGVARLVAGKMEELGYDEVFIDAVGNVMGRIGDGPGCVLFDSHMDTVEVNDEEEWISPPFGADIKDGRIYGRGSVDMKSSLAASLYSAVAARDLGFQDGRTIYVTATVSEEYCDGENLKMLFTEKGLRPDFVVICEPSNNLVTLGHKGKAQVLLRTHGVSAHGSAPEKGVNAVYEMAEIITRVEKLNDNLAALGSPHGTIVLSDISCVSASLNAVPSECSIYLDRRLVPGETEEDVKREMDALTLGKRASWEIGVLRRKSWTGVELVYFPLHRAWKIDQDHELVKACDRAYEKVFGRKPGEYGFWDFGTNAVTPVGMGIPTVGFGPGEYKLAHGVNENCEVDKILEAFRFYGLLMGEIRPVSHHKGGNCSGDNL encoded by the coding sequence ATGCTCGATGAAAGGCATGAGGATGTATTCCGGAAGTACGACAACGCCGTGATCGAATTTGCCCGGAAACTGGTGCAGATCCGCAGCTACTCCGGCGAGGAAGAAGGCGTGGCCCGGCTGGTGGCGGGGAAGATGGAGGAACTGGGTTACGATGAGGTCTTCATCGATGCCGTCGGCAACGTGATGGGCCGCATCGGCGATGGTCCCGGGTGCGTCCTCTTCGACTCCCACATGGACACCGTGGAGGTCAACGACGAGGAGGAGTGGATATCGCCCCCCTTCGGCGCCGATATAAAGGACGGCCGTATCTACGGCCGTGGCTCGGTGGATATGAAGTCCTCCCTGGCGGCCTCGCTCTACTCCGCCGTCGCCGCCCGGGACCTGGGCTTCCAGGACGGCCGGACCATCTACGTGACCGCCACCGTCAGCGAGGAGTACTGCGACGGGGAAAACCTCAAGATGCTCTTCACCGAAAAGGGCCTTAGGCCCGACTTCGTCGTCATCTGCGAACCCTCGAACAACCTGGTCACCCTGGGTCACAAGGGCAAGGCCCAGGTGCTCCTGCGCACCCATGGCGTGTCGGCCCACGGCTCCGCCCCCGAAAAGGGCGTCAACGCCGTCTACGAAATGGCCGAGATAATAACCCGCGTCGAAAAACTGAACGATAACTTGGCCGCCCTGGGCTCACCCCATGGGACGATCGTCCTCTCCGACATCTCCTGCGTCAGCGCCTCCCTGAACGCCGTCCCCAGCGAGTGCAGCATCTACCTCGACAGGAGACTGGTCCCCGGGGAGACCGAGGAGGACGTGAAGCGCGAGATGGATGCCCTCACTCTCGGCAAGAGGGCCTCCTGGGAGATAGGCGTCCTTCGCAGGAAGAGCTGGACCGGCGTCGAACTGGTTTACTTCCCGCTCCACCGGGCCTGGAAGATCGACCAGGACCATGAACTGGTCAAGGCCTGCGACAGGGCCTACGAAAAGGTCTTCGGGCGAAAGCCAGGGGAGTACGGCTTCTGGGATTTCGGGACCAACGCCGTTACCCCCGTCGGAATGGGAATACCCACCGTCGGCTTCGGGCCGGGCGAATACAAACTGGCCCACGGGGTCAACGAGAACTGCGAGGTGGACAAGATCCTGGAGGCCTTCCGCTTCTACGGCTTGCTGATGGGGGAGATACGGCCCGTTTCACACCACAAGGGAGGGAATTGTAGCGGTGATAACCTATGA
- a CDS encoding tRNA-binding protein, with product MVAVITYDDFEKVDMRVGKVIDVQEFPRAKNPSYKVRIDFGEEIGVKNSSLQARKDYTMEEMLDRYVVCVVNFPPRNIAGFMSEVLVLGVPGCGDSVSLLGVDRVPVPLGGRIF from the coding sequence ATTGTAGCGGTGATAACCTATGACGACTTTGAAAAGGTCGATATGCGCGTCGGGAAGGTGATCGACGTCCAGGAATTCCCCAGGGCGAAGAACCCTTCCTATAAGGTCCGGATAGACTTCGGCGAGGAGATCGGTGTGAAAAACTCGAGCCTCCAGGCCAGGAAGGACTACACCATGGAGGAGATGCTGGACCGCTACGTGGTCTGCGTGGTCAACTTCCCACCCAGGAACATCGCGGGGTTCATGTCGGAGGTCCTCGTCCTGGGCGTTCCCGGCTGCGGAGACAGCGTCAGCCTCCTGGGGGTCGACCGGGTCCCCGTCCCCCTCGGCGGGAGGATCTTCTAG